One window of the Rosa rugosa chromosome 3, drRosRugo1.1, whole genome shotgun sequence genome contains the following:
- the LOC133739239 gene encoding protein CASPARIAN STRIP INTEGRITY FACTOR 1-like encodes MGFMFLKKFTILILLISAASLLSTSFAAGRQSKFVNKLAKEAVDETPEEVLGRPLSHKEASRIHERLLRANTKDYGRYDPAPALVKPPFKLIPN; translated from the exons ATGGGTTTCATGTTTCTCAAGAAGTTCACTATCCTTATTCTCCTGATTTCTGCAGCATCACTTTTATCAACCTCTTTTGCAGCAG GTAGACAATCCAAGTTTGTCAATAAGTTGGCTAAAGAAGCAGTGGATGAAACTCCAGAG GAAGTATTAGGGAGGCCATTGAGCCACAAGGAAGCTTCCAGAATCCATGAAAGGCTTCTCAGGGCTAACACAAAAGATTATGGACGATACGATCCAGCACCTGCTCTTGTTAAGCCTCCTTTCAAGCTCATTCCAAACTGA